In Falco naumanni isolate bFalNau1 chromosome 5, bFalNau1.pat, whole genome shotgun sequence, the following are encoded in one genomic region:
- the WBP2NL gene encoding postacrosomal sheath WW domain-binding protein has protein sequence MALNRNHSQEGGVVIPNAESVLKQCKDVELSFSDVTGKPEAFKGTKKGMLYLTPYRMIFVSKGKDPMLSFMMPFYLVKGCSIEQPVFSANYIKGQIQAEAGGGWEGQGTFKLTFNSGGAIEFGQLMFKAASNASSGVPLQNPGYGYTPVPGGYAPTPPAPGGYSPAPGGYAAPPPPNGPYPYTPPMMNAYGPAPQPMGYPYAQTPGIYPPLPNLNPVYVPPPPPYSGPSPTGPLAPSAPPAWMGPGVPGDSKAMEAASSAYYNPANPHNVYMPMDQPPPYTPPEDKKNN, from the exons ATGGCGCTGAACAGGAACCACTCGCAGGAGGGTGGTGTCGTCATCCCCAACGCCGAGAG TGTTCTCAAACAGTGTAAAGATGTGGAGCTCTCCTTCAGTGATGTGACGGGCAAGCCTGAAGCCTTCAAAGGCACCAAGAAAGGGATGCTGTATCTCACCCCTTACCGG ATGATATTTGTGTCGAAGGGCAAGGATCCTATGCTGTCTTTCATGATGCCATTTTATTTGGTGAAAGGATGCTCAATTGAGCAGCCGGTTTTCTCTGCCAATTACATCAAAGGACAGATTCAGGCTGAGGCAGGAG gtggctgggaagggcaggggacATTTAAACTGACTTTCAACAGTGGAGGAGCCATAGAGTTTGGACAGCTGATGTTCAAAGCTGCCTCTAATG CTTCCAGTGGCGTTCCTCTCCAGAACCCTGGCTATGGCTATACACCTGTTCCCGGAGGGTATGCACCCACCCCGCCTGCTCCTGGGGGTTATTCACCTGCGCCAGGAGGCTATGCTGCTCCTCCACCACCAAATGGACCATATCCTTATACACCACCTATGATGAATGCCTACGGACCTGCTCCACAGCCCATGGGATACCCATATGCCCAGACTCCAG GTATTTACCCACCACTTCCGAACTTGAACCCTGTGTATGttccacctcctcccccctACTCTGGGCCATCTCCTACAGGGCCCTTGGccccctcagctcccccagcctggaTGGGCCCAGGGGTGCCAG gGGACAGTAAGGCCATGGAAGCGGCTTCCAGTGCATATTACAACCCTGCCAACCCACACAATGTGTACATGCCCATG GATCAGCCACCTCCTTATACACCTCCTGAGGATAAGAAGAACAACtaa